The following are encoded in a window of Novosphingobium sp. ZN18A2 genomic DNA:
- the cutA gene encoding divalent-cation tolerance protein CutA yields the protein MPNRAATDGGAAALVWCPFADVQSAETAASTLLDEGLIACANIMPPMRSLYRWNGERGEGTETGVLFKTCAHLLERAVARLEAIHPYDAPAITGWRCDAAGAATRGWLAQELVQVQAQEPARGAE from the coding sequence ATGCCGAACAGGGCCGCAACGGATGGCGGGGCCGCCGCGCTCGTCTGGTGCCCCTTCGCCGACGTGCAGAGCGCGGAGACGGCGGCATCGACCCTCCTGGACGAAGGGTTGATCGCCTGCGCGAACATCATGCCGCCGATGCGATCGCTCTACCGCTGGAACGGGGAGCGCGGGGAAGGCACGGAAACCGGCGTCCTGTTCAAGACATGCGCGCACTTGCTGGAACGGGCCGTCGCTCGGCTGGAAGCGATACACCCGTATGACGCCCCTGCGATAACCGGTTGGCGCTGCGATGCGGCGGGGGCCGCCACGCGCGGCTGGCTTGCGCAGGAATTGGTGCAGGTGCAGGCGCAGGAACCGGCACGGGGCGCAGAATGA